A genomic region of Pseudomonas migulae contains the following coding sequences:
- a CDS encoding methyl-accepting chemotaxis protein — translation MPIRNMRIGLRASLSFAVLASLLVLVGLFGLGQMATLRESATVIEESWMPSIESIHDSAANIATIRLESLRLIANHQSAVREKSKGVLSAQRQELQKRLNDHKTLLSSDQERAMLDSLNAAVAKYLAILDQIIVQIDAGQDDQAYTRLNNELAPQGGVLDKSLESMISFNQQGADAAADAAALMYQRAQWIVGTIIVVALIATLLLAWLLTRSITAPINQALQVARRIASGDLSGQIDSTGKDEAAQLLDALAEMQGNLRTTIRGISDSARQLASAAEEMSSVMEESTRGLQQQNDQIEMAATAVTEMSTAVDEVAANAVSSAEASRASNEDSKHGHVQVSETITSIQGLVSEVLGASEQAEGLAVQAQDISKVLEVIRAIAGQTNLLALNAAIEAARAGEAGRGFAVVADEVRSLAQRTQNSTEEIELMINNIQQGTGATVTALQSSAEHASQTLRRANGAGQALEKITASISQINERNLVIASAAEQQALVAREVDQNLVNIRDLSTQTAAGATQTSAASQELSRLAVDLNGLVTRFQV, via the coding sequence ATGCCTATAAGGAATATGCGCATAGGTTTGCGCGCGAGCTTGAGTTTTGCCGTGTTGGCCAGCCTTCTGGTGCTGGTCGGACTGTTCGGCCTGGGTCAGATGGCGACCCTGCGCGAGAGTGCGACGGTCATCGAGGAATCGTGGATGCCGAGCATCGAGAGCATCCATGACAGCGCGGCCAACATCGCCACCATCCGCCTGGAATCGTTGCGCTTGATCGCCAACCACCAGAGCGCCGTGCGGGAAAAGAGCAAAGGCGTTCTCAGCGCCCAACGCCAGGAACTGCAAAAGCGCCTCAACGACCACAAGACGCTGCTGTCCAGCGACCAGGAACGGGCCATGCTCGACAGCCTGAACGCCGCCGTCGCCAAGTACCTGGCGATCCTCGACCAGATCATCGTGCAGATCGATGCGGGCCAGGATGACCAGGCCTACACCCGCCTTAACAATGAACTGGCTCCGCAGGGCGGCGTGCTGGATAAATCCCTGGAGTCGATGATCAGTTTCAATCAGCAAGGCGCCGATGCTGCCGCGGACGCGGCAGCGTTGATGTACCAGCGTGCGCAATGGATCGTCGGCACAATCATCGTCGTCGCGCTGATCGCCACGCTGCTTCTGGCCTGGCTGCTGACGCGCAGCATCACGGCGCCCATCAATCAGGCGCTGCAGGTGGCGCGTCGGATTGCCTCGGGCGACCTCAGTGGACAGATTGACAGCACCGGCAAGGACGAAGCTGCACAATTGCTCGACGCCCTCGCCGAGATGCAAGGCAACCTGCGCACCACCATTCGCGGCATCAGCGATTCGGCGCGGCAACTGGCGTCGGCGGCCGAGGAAATGAGCTCGGTGATGGAGGAAAGTACCCGAGGCCTGCAGCAGCAGAATGACCAAATCGAGATGGCCGCCACGGCTGTCACCGAGATGAGCACTGCAGTGGACGAAGTCGCCGCGAATGCCGTGTCCAGCGCCGAAGCTTCCCGGGCGTCGAACGAAGACAGCAAGCACGGGCACGTGCAGGTCAGTGAAACCATCACCTCGATTCAGGGGCTGGTCAGCGAAGTGCTCGGCGCCTCGGAACAGGCCGAGGGGTTGGCGGTTCAGGCGCAGGACATCAGCAAAGTCCTGGAAGTGATCCGCGCAATCGCCGGGCAGACCAACCTGCTGGCGCTCAACGCGGCCATCGAAGCCGCTCGCGCCGGTGAAGCCGGACGCGGCTTTGCGGTGGTGGCCGATGAAGTGCGTTCGCTGGCACAACGCACCCAGAACTCCACCGAAGAAATCGAACTGATGATCAACAACATCCAGCAAGGCACTGGGGCCACGGTCACCGCGTTGCAAAGCAGCGCCGAGCACGCCAGCCAGACCTTGCGCCGGGCCAACGGTGCCGGCCAGGCCCTGGAGAAAATCACCGCGTCGATCTCGCAGATCAACGAGCGCAACCTGGTCATCGCCAGCGCCGCCGAGCAGCAAGCACTGGTGGCCCGGGAAGTGGATCAGAACCTGGTGAACATTCGCGACCTCTCGACCCAGACCGCCGCCGGTGCCACCCAGACGTCCGCCGCCAGTCAGGAACTGTCGCGGCTGGCGGTCGACCTCAACGGGCTAGTCACCCGATTTCAGGTTTAA
- a CDS encoding DMT family transporter yields MSPVDIVRLLSLAAIWGASFLFMRIIAPVIGSVPTAFFRVSIAAAGLLVILGLMRISWDFKGKLKTVMLLGVINSGIPATLYSVAAQVLPAGYSAIFNATTPLMGVLIGGLFFSERLTAAKLGGVFLGLLGVGILTRAGPVAFDLQLLMGALACLLATTCYGFAGFLARRWLDQAGGLDSRLSAVGSMLGATLFLLPLFGYSVISQPPASWGGWSVWLSLLGLGLVCTALAYIIYFRLLSSVGPVKSMTTTFLIPPFGVLWGALLLDEPLSMAHIYGGVLIAAALWLVLKTTVVKAAAVAAK; encoded by the coding sequence GTGAGCCCTGTCGATATCGTTCGTTTACTGTCGCTGGCCGCCATCTGGGGCGCGAGTTTCCTGTTCATGCGCATCATTGCCCCGGTGATCGGCAGCGTGCCCACGGCGTTTTTCCGCGTCTCGATCGCGGCGGCGGGGTTGCTGGTGATCCTCGGGTTGATGCGCATCAGCTGGGATTTCAAGGGCAAACTGAAAACCGTGATGCTGCTCGGGGTGATCAACTCCGGGATCCCGGCGACCCTCTATTCCGTGGCGGCCCAGGTGCTGCCGGCCGGTTACTCGGCCATCTTCAACGCCACCACGCCATTGATGGGCGTATTGATTGGCGGTCTGTTCTTCAGTGAACGACTCACCGCCGCCAAGCTGGGCGGGGTGTTTCTCGGTTTGCTGGGCGTGGGCATTCTGACCCGTGCCGGGCCGGTGGCGTTTGACCTGCAACTGCTGATGGGCGCCCTCGCCTGCCTGCTCGCCACCACCTGTTATGGCTTCGCCGGGTTCCTTGCCCGCCGCTGGCTCGATCAGGCGGGTGGTCTCGACAGTCGTCTTTCCGCAGTGGGCAGTATGCTCGGCGCGACGTTGTTCCTGCTGCCGCTGTTCGGTTACAGCGTGATCAGCCAGCCGCCGGCGAGCTGGGGCGGCTGGAGTGTGTGGCTGTCGTTGCTGGGATTGGGGCTGGTATGTACCGCGTTGGCGTACATTATTTACTTCCGCCTGCTCAGCTCGGTCGGGCCGGTGAAATCGATGACCACGACCTTCCTGATCCCGCCATTCGGGGTGTTGTGGGGGGCGTTGTTGCTGGATGAGCCGCTGTCGATGGCGCACATTTATGGCGGGGTGTTGATTGCGGCGGCGTTGTGGTTGGTGTTGAAGACTACGGTGGTGAAGGCTGCAGCGGTGGCTGCCAAGTAA
- a CDS encoding aldehyde dehydrogenase (NADP(+)), translating into MTTLIGHNYIGGRRSANGTLQLQSLDATTGEPLPGSFFQATEAEVDAAAKAAAAAYPVYRNLSAEKRATFLDAIADEIDALGDDFVATVCRETALPAGRIQGERGRTSGQMRLFAKVLRRGDFYGARIDRALPDRQPLPRPDLRQYRIAIGPVAVFGASNFPLAFSTAGGDTASALAAGCPVVFKAHSGHMATAEWVADAIIRAAERTEMPAGVFNMIYGGGVGEWLVKHPAIQAVGFTGSLKGGNALSHMAATRPQPIPVFAEMSSINPVFLLPEALKVRGEQIAVQLAGSVTLGCGQFCTNPGLVIGLRSPQFSAFLETLCANMNQQPAQTMLNAGALVSYGKGLGELHEHPGLTHLAGKPQQGNQAQPQVFKADVSLLLKGDELLQEEVFGPTTIVIEVEDPAQLAAALHGLRGQLTATLIGEAEELLEYRWLAELLQEKVGRILLNGYPTGVEVCEAMVHGGPYPATSDSRGTSVGTLAIDRFLRPVCFQNYPDALLPEALQNANPLGIRRLVDGEVSQSAL; encoded by the coding sequence ATGACCACGCTAATTGGACACAACTATATCGGCGGTCGTCGCAGCGCCAACGGTACGTTGCAGCTGCAGAGTCTCGACGCGACCACCGGTGAACCGCTGCCCGGCAGCTTCTTCCAGGCCACTGAGGCCGAAGTGGATGCCGCCGCCAAAGCTGCCGCCGCGGCGTACCCGGTCTACCGCAACCTGAGCGCGGAAAAACGCGCGACCTTCCTCGACGCCATCGCCGATGAAATCGATGCGCTGGGGGACGATTTCGTCGCCACGGTGTGCCGTGAAACGGCGTTGCCGGCCGGGCGCATTCAGGGTGAGCGCGGACGCACCAGCGGCCAGATGCGCCTGTTCGCCAAGGTTCTGCGGCGGGGTGATTTCTACGGTGCGCGGATTGACCGGGCATTACCGGATCGCCAGCCGTTGCCGCGTCCGGATCTGCGCCAGTACCGCATCGCCATCGGCCCGGTTGCGGTGTTCGGCGCCAGCAACTTTCCGCTCGCTTTCTCGACGGCGGGTGGCGATACCGCCTCGGCGTTGGCCGCCGGTTGCCCGGTGGTGTTCAAGGCGCACAGCGGGCACATGGCGACCGCCGAGTGGGTGGCGGATGCGATCATCCGCGCCGCCGAACGCACTGAAATGCCGGCCGGCGTGTTCAACATGATTTATGGCGGCGGCGTCGGCGAGTGGCTGGTCAAGCACCCGGCGATTCAGGCGGTGGGTTTCACCGGTTCACTCAAGGGCGGTAATGCCCTGAGCCACATGGCCGCGACCCGGCCGCAACCGATCCCGGTGTTCGCCGAGATGTCGAGCATCAACCCGGTGTTCCTGTTGCCCGAAGCCCTCAAGGTGCGGGGCGAGCAGATCGCTGTGCAGCTGGCCGGTTCGGTGACGTTGGGCTGCGGACAGTTCTGCACCAATCCGGGTCTGGTCATCGGTCTGCGCTCACCGCAGTTCAGCGCCTTCCTCGAAACGTTGTGCGCCAACATGAACCAGCAACCGGCGCAAACCATGCTCAACGCCGGCGCACTCGTCAGCTACGGCAAAGGCCTGGGCGAGTTGCACGAACATCCTGGGCTGACGCACCTGGCGGGTAAACCGCAGCAGGGCAATCAGGCTCAACCGCAGGTGTTCAAGGCCGATGTCAGCCTGTTGCTCAAGGGTGATGAACTGCTTCAGGAAGAGGTGTTCGGGCCGACCACCATCGTCATTGAAGTCGAAGACCCGGCGCAACTCGCGGCAGCGCTGCACGGTTTGCGCGGGCAACTGACGGCGACGCTGATCGGCGAGGCCGAAGAGCTCCTGGAGTACCGCTGGCTGGCTGAATTGCTGCAGGAAAAAGTCGGGCGGATTTTGCTCAATGGCTATCCGACCGGGGTCGAGGTGTGTGAGGCGATGGTGCATGGCGGGCCGTATCCGGCGACGTCGGATTCGCGGGGGACGTCGGTGGGAACGCTGGCGATCGATCGATTCCTGCGGCCGGTGTGCTTCCAGAATTACCCGGATGCGTTGTTGCCAGAGGCATTGCAGAACGCTAATCCGTTGGGGATTCGGCGGTTGGTGGATGGGGAGGTGAGTCAGTCAGCCCTATAG
- the araD1 gene encoding AraD1 family protein translates to MRLIQFENSAGERQVGVVQGSQVQVLKGTRSTRELALAAIRAQRSLQEEVSSRGTEAGPDYAQLLQQGQVLPPLDHEDPAHCLISGTGLTHLGSASARDKMHQQDGAVEAGMTDTMRIFKWGLEGGKPAVGQVGAQPEWFYKGDGSIVVRPGADFPVPPFAEDAGEEPELTGLYVIGDDGQPYRVGYALGNEFSDHVMERRNYLYLAHSKLRFCAYGPELRVGELPRHLAGTSRIIRDGETLWEKEFLSGEDNMCHSLANLEFHHFKYAQFLRPGDVHVHYFGTATLSFADGVKTQPGDRFQISLDAFGAPLENGIGESAQPLAIGQVRAL, encoded by the coding sequence ATGCGCCTGATTCAATTTGAAAACTCTGCCGGTGAGCGCCAGGTCGGCGTCGTACAGGGCTCACAGGTCCAGGTGTTGAAAGGCACCCGCAGCACCCGAGAACTGGCACTCGCTGCGATCCGCGCCCAACGCAGCTTGCAGGAAGAAGTCTCTTCACGCGGCACCGAGGCTGGGCCGGATTACGCGCAGCTGTTGCAGCAGGGCCAGGTCCTGCCGCCGCTGGACCACGAGGACCCGGCCCATTGCCTGATCAGCGGCACCGGCCTGACCCATCTGGGCAGCGCCTCGGCACGGGACAAGATGCACCAGCAGGACGGCGCCGTCGAAGCCGGCATGACCGACACCATGCGCATTTTCAAGTGGGGCCTGGAGGGTGGAAAACCCGCCGTCGGCCAGGTCGGCGCGCAACCGGAATGGTTCTACAAGGGCGACGGCAGCATCGTCGTGCGCCCCGGTGCGGACTTCCCGGTGCCACCGTTTGCCGAGGATGCTGGCGAGGAACCCGAGCTGACCGGGCTCTATGTGATCGGCGACGACGGCCAGCCGTATCGTGTCGGTTATGCGCTGGGCAACGAGTTCTCCGACCATGTCATGGAGCGGCGCAATTACCTTTACCTCGCCCATTCGAAGCTGCGCTTTTGCGCCTACGGTCCGGAGCTGCGCGTCGGCGAGTTGCCCCGGCATCTGGCCGGCACCAGCCGCATCATTCGCGACGGCGAAACCCTTTGGGAAAAAGAGTTTCTGAGCGGCGAAGACAACATGTGCCACAGCCTCGCCAACCTCGAATTCCATCACTTCAAGTACGCGCAGTTTCTGCGCCCCGGCGATGTCCACGTGCATTACTTCGGCACCGCCACGCTGTCATTTGCCGACGGGGTGAAAACCCAGCCGGGCGATCGCTTCCAGATCAGCCTCGATGCGTTCGGCGCACCGCTGGAAAACGGCATCGGCGAAAGCGCCCAGCCATTGGCCATCGGTCAGGTTCGTGCGCTTTAA
- a CDS encoding amidohydrolase family protein, which translates to MTKLYDGPIIDAHHHFWDPTINHHPWLAPEADIPFRYGDYSAIKRRYFPDDYFADAGSHNVVQTVYIETEWDPQDPIGETRFIEGLAARYGVPNAIVAQAWLDHPDAIAVLTEQASFKGVRSVRHKPGGPTSTAQVGHVRSLMSDEHWRRSYAALQGLGLHFDLQTPWWNLFEAERLARDFPGTTLILNHAGLPNDRSAEGLAGWRLAMARLAEWPNVQVKISGLGLKGQAWRAKDNAWIVREVIAMFGTDRVMFASNFPVDSLCGSFDDIYSGFRSIVADLPHADQQRLFYSNAQRVYRCEPCAIDRTWPEPLRSEA; encoded by the coding sequence ATGACTAAGCTGTATGACGGTCCGATCATCGACGCCCATCACCACTTCTGGGATCCGACGATCAATCACCATCCGTGGCTCGCCCCCGAAGCCGACATCCCGTTTCGCTACGGGGACTACAGCGCGATCAAGCGGCGTTATTTTCCCGACGATTATTTCGCCGATGCCGGCTCGCATAACGTCGTGCAAACGGTGTACATCGAGACCGAATGGGACCCGCAAGACCCGATTGGCGAAACCCGTTTCATCGAAGGTCTTGCCGCGCGCTACGGCGTTCCGAATGCCATCGTCGCGCAGGCCTGGCTCGATCATCCGGACGCCATCGCGGTGCTCACCGAACAGGCGAGTTTCAAGGGTGTACGCAGCGTGCGCCACAAACCCGGCGGGCCGACCTCGACCGCGCAGGTCGGCCATGTGCGCAGCCTGATGAGCGATGAGCACTGGCGGCGCAGTTACGCTGCATTGCAAGGGTTGGGGCTGCATTTCGATTTGCAGACACCCTGGTGGAACCTGTTCGAAGCCGAACGGCTGGCCAGGGACTTTCCCGGCACCACGCTGATCCTCAACCACGCCGGTTTGCCCAATGACCGCAGCGCCGAAGGCCTGGCCGGCTGGCGCCTGGCAATGGCGCGGCTGGCCGAGTGGCCGAACGTGCAGGTGAAGATTTCCGGCCTGGGCCTGAAAGGGCAGGCGTGGCGCGCCAAAGACAACGCGTGGATCGTGCGCGAAGTGATCGCCATGTTTGGCACCGATCGGGTGATGTTCGCCAGCAACTTCCCGGTCGATAGCCTGTGCGGCTCGTTCGATGACATCTACAGCGGTTTCAGATCCATCGTTGCCGATCTGCCACACGCTGATCAGCAGCGACTTTTCTACAGCAACGCGCAGCGGGTTTATCGCTGCGAGCCTTGCGCCATTGACCGTACATGGCCCGAACCCTTGAGGAGTGAAGCATGA
- a CDS encoding 4-hydroxythreonine-4-phosphate dehydrogenase PdxA, translating into MNKTTIAMVLGDPAGIGPELIARLLAEPQVRSQANVILIADEAEMRRGMRIAGAEFPYRRVESLDQLSFVDDTPLFYDFCGDTIGEFPRSEASVIGGRYSLDTLEKALRLTEAGTTDAILFGPLNKTSLHMAGMAHNDELHWFAELLDFHGPFCEFNVLDNLWTSRVTSHVALAEVPGMLTQARVVEAIQLIDTALKRNGLEKPRIGVCGLNPHNGDNGSFGREELDIIGPAVRSAQALGIAAEGPYPGDTIFLKVQGDASAFDAVVTMYHDQGQIAIKLMGFSRGVTVQGGLPIPITTPAHGTAFDIAGQGKANVGAIRQAFEIACRMGGNSY; encoded by the coding sequence ATGAACAAGACAACCATCGCGATGGTCCTGGGCGACCCGGCGGGCATCGGCCCGGAACTGATCGCACGCCTGCTCGCCGAACCTCAGGTTCGCAGCCAGGCCAACGTGATCCTGATTGCCGACGAGGCGGAAATGCGTCGCGGCATGCGCATCGCGGGGGCGGAGTTTCCTTACCGTCGTGTGGAGTCGCTGGATCAGCTGTCATTTGTCGATGACACGCCGCTGTTCTACGACTTTTGCGGCGACACGATCGGTGAGTTCCCGCGCAGCGAAGCCAGTGTCATCGGCGGCCGCTACAGCCTCGACACCCTGGAAAAAGCCCTGCGCCTGACCGAGGCCGGCACCACCGATGCCATCCTGTTCGGGCCATTGAACAAGACCTCGTTGCACATGGCCGGCATGGCCCACAACGATGAGCTGCACTGGTTCGCCGAGCTGCTGGATTTCCACGGGCCGTTTTGCGAGTTCAACGTGCTCGACAATCTGTGGACGTCGCGAGTGACGTCCCATGTGGCGCTGGCCGAGGTGCCGGGCATGTTGACTCAAGCGCGGGTGGTGGAAGCGATCCAGCTGATCGACACCGCGCTGAAGCGCAACGGCCTGGAAAAACCGCGCATCGGCGTCTGTGGCTTGAACCCGCACAATGGCGACAACGGCTCGTTCGGGCGCGAAGAACTGGACATCATCGGCCCGGCGGTTCGCTCGGCGCAGGCGTTGGGGATTGCGGCTGAAGGTCCCTATCCGGGCGACACGATTTTCCTCAAGGTCCAGGGCGATGCCAGCGCCTTCGACGCGGTGGTGACGATGTACCACGACCAGGGACAGATCGCGATCAAGTTGATGGGCTTCTCCCGCGGGGTGACGGTGCAGGGTGGCTTGCCGATTCCGATTACCACGCCGGCCCACGGCACCGCGTTCGATATCGCGGGGCAGGGCAAGGCCAATGTCGGGGCGATCCGCCAAGCGTTCGAGATCGCGTGCCGGATGGGCGGTAACAGCTACTAA
- a CDS encoding L-rhamnonate dehydratase, whose product MKITAIRTRVFEWKGKVVPPQAHFCTNASDILFERGDAMGSFRFHGWLVVEVETDTGLVGIGNCALAPRVAKEIIDTYLAPIAIGEDPFDNEYIWQKMYRQSHAWGRKGIGMAAISAIDIAIWDIMGKAVNKPVFKLLGGRTKEKIWTYASKLYANDNLDLFLEEAQGYLNQGFTALKMRFGYGPKDGPAGMRKNIEQVRALRNLAGPDIDIMLECYMGWTLEYARRMLPKLAEFEPRWLEEPVIADDIEGYIELKKMGIMPISGGEHEFTSYGFKDLLERRAVDVIQYDTNRVGGITAARKINAMAEAWSVPVIPHAGQMHNYHLTMSTTASPMAEFFPVFDVEVGNELFYYVFKGEPQPVNGYIQLDDNTPGLGLEISDEYLSDFNIIE is encoded by the coding sequence ATGAAAATCACAGCAATCCGTACCCGCGTTTTCGAGTGGAAAGGCAAAGTCGTCCCGCCTCAAGCGCACTTCTGCACCAACGCCAGCGACATCCTGTTCGAGCGCGGCGACGCCATGGGCTCGTTCCGTTTCCACGGTTGGCTGGTGGTGGAAGTAGAGACCGACACCGGTCTTGTCGGCATCGGTAACTGCGCCCTGGCACCGCGTGTGGCCAAGGAAATCATCGACACTTACCTGGCGCCGATCGCTATCGGTGAAGACCCGTTCGACAACGAATACATCTGGCAGAAGATGTACCGCCAGAGCCACGCCTGGGGCCGCAAAGGCATCGGCATGGCGGCGATCTCGGCGATCGACATCGCCATCTGGGACATCATGGGCAAAGCGGTGAACAAACCGGTGTTCAAACTGCTCGGCGGCCGCACCAAGGAAAAGATCTGGACCTACGCCTCCAAGCTCTACGCCAACGACAACCTCGACCTGTTCCTCGAAGAAGCCCAGGGCTATCTGAATCAGGGTTTCACCGCGCTGAAAATGCGCTTCGGCTACGGCCCGAAAGACGGCCCGGCGGGCATGCGCAAGAACATCGAACAAGTGCGCGCCCTGCGTAACCTGGCCGGCCCGGACATCGACATCATGCTCGAATGCTACATGGGCTGGACCCTGGAGTATGCGCGTCGCATGTTGCCGAAACTGGCCGAGTTCGAACCGCGCTGGCTGGAAGAACCGGTGATTGCCGACGACATCGAAGGCTATATCGAGCTGAAAAAAATGGGGATCATGCCGATCTCCGGCGGCGAGCATGAGTTCACCTCGTACGGCTTCAAAGACCTGCTGGAACGCCGCGCCGTGGACGTGATCCAGTACGACACCAACCGCGTCGGCGGCATCACCGCCGCGCGCAAGATCAACGCCATGGCCGAAGCCTGGTCGGTGCCGGTGATCCCGCACGCCGGGCAGATGCACAACTATCACCTGACCATGTCCACCACCGCCTCGCCGATGGCCGAGTTCTTCCCGGTGTTCGACGTCGAGGTCGGCAACGAACTCTTCTACTACGTGTTCAAGGGCGAGCCGCAACCGGTCAACGGCTACATCCAGCTCGACGACAACACGCCAGGTCTGGGCCTGGAAATCTCCGATGAATATTTAAGCGACTTCAACATCATCGAGTGA
- a CDS encoding MFS transporter translates to MARPSASLHLPGAVAQPAAAGTPLTGTTKASSVRWRIFAIIFALTMVNLIDRVSLSIAMPTIAHEFSLSPSMQGLILSSFFWAYALLQIPGGWMIDRFGPHRVISWSTGLWGTFQVLAAFATGGLSLLFARVALGAAEAPLFPSGGKLISLWLAPSERSRGAVLMDSGSPLGVALGGLIIAYLIASLDSWRLAFVIAGIATLVLAWLARRYLRDDPASHPQVNAEELEKINAGRATPAAEAARVPVKGLGIAARSLSGLLIGRASWAMVYFGLLTWGPSYLAQARGFDIKGIGAATFVIFVCGALGSLTGGFLCDGLIRKGVSRGVAVKSLLAFSGVVALGAFLLLPTLTDPFAAVALLAMTAFFLMWGSLYWSFPALLAAPARVGLIGGVMNMAGSTGGIAVPILVGVILQMAGGFAPVLGFFAACSAVFVLATLFISLDEVRHD, encoded by the coding sequence ATGGCCCGTCCCAGTGCTTCCCTGCATCTGCCCGGCGCAGTTGCCCAGCCCGCCGCAGCGGGCACACCGCTGACCGGCACGACCAAGGCCAGCAGTGTGCGCTGGCGGATCTTCGCGATCATCTTCGCGCTGACCATGGTCAACCTGATCGATCGGGTGTCGCTGTCGATTGCGATGCCGACCATCGCCCATGAGTTTTCCCTGTCGCCGAGCATGCAAGGGTTGATCCTCAGCAGTTTCTTCTGGGCGTATGCGCTGTTGCAGATTCCTGGCGGGTGGATGATCGATCGCTTCGGGCCGCATCGGGTCATCAGTTGGTCCACGGGGTTGTGGGGCACCTTTCAAGTGTTGGCGGCGTTTGCCACGGGCGGGTTGTCGTTGCTGTTCGCCCGGGTGGCGCTGGGTGCTGCCGAGGCGCCGTTGTTTCCTTCGGGCGGCAAGCTGATTTCCCTGTGGCTGGCGCCGAGCGAGCGCAGTCGCGGCGCGGTGCTGATGGACAGTGGCAGCCCGCTGGGCGTGGCGCTCGGCGGGTTGATCATTGCCTACCTGATTGCTTCGCTGGACTCGTGGCGTCTGGCATTCGTGATCGCCGGTATCGCGACACTGGTGCTGGCCTGGCTGGCGCGGCGTTATCTGCGCGATGACCCGGCCAGTCACCCGCAAGTGAATGCCGAAGAACTCGAGAAGATCAACGCCGGGCGCGCGACGCCTGCTGCCGAAGCGGCGCGTGTGCCGGTCAAAGGCCTCGGAATCGCCGCCCGTTCCCTGAGCGGTTTGCTCATCGGACGTGCCAGTTGGGCGATGGTGTATTTCGGCTTGCTGACCTGGGGCCCGAGTTATCTGGCGCAGGCCCGAGGCTTCGACATCAAAGGCATTGGCGCGGCGACGTTCGTGATTTTCGTGTGCGGCGCGCTGGGTTCGTTGACCGGTGGTTTCCTCTGCGACGGGCTGATCCGCAAAGGCGTCAGTCGCGGTGTCGCGGTCAAGAGCCTGCTGGCATTTTCCGGCGTGGTCGCCCTCGGTGCGTTCCTGTTGCTGCCGACCCTGACTGACCCATTCGCCGCGGTGGCGCTGTTGGCCATGACTGCGTTTTTCCTGATGTGGGGCAGCCTCTACTGGAGTTTCCCGGCATTGCTGGCGGCACCGGCGCGGGTCGGGTTGATCGGCGGCGTGATGAACATGGCCGGCAGCACCGGCGGAATTGCAGTACCGATCCTGGTCGGCGTGATCCTGCAAATGGCCGGTGGCTTTGCGCCGGTGCTGGGGTTCTTCGCGGCCTGTTCGGCAGTCTTCGTGCTGGCCACATTGTTCATCAGCCTCGACGAGGTGCGGCATGACTAA